Proteins encoded together in one Vicia villosa cultivar HV-30 ecotype Madison, WI unplaced genomic scaffold, Vvil1.0 ctg.002367F_1_1, whole genome shotgun sequence window:
- the LOC131638666 gene encoding uncharacterized protein LOC131638666 has protein sequence MSQIAQQLANSQQSGVLPSATVTNPKDHNNVSAIVTRSGKGKGVVENNDEEEEPLLEVDLEIRENEVEAEEVVVMEPTPKEKVVEQKQKPAVKLPFPIRNKKKGQHEKNFEKFLEMFKKLEINIPFLEALEQMPTYAKFMKDIIAKKRTIDRDPIILTETCSAILQGMKIPVKKKDRGSVTIPCTIGDRSFKKALINLGASVSLMPLSIYKRLGIGNVQDTRMTLQFADHSVKRPYGIVEDVLVKIDKFVFPVDFVILEMPEDEEIPIILGRPFLETGRCLIDIEEGTMTLKVYDEELKIDVRNTMKYKDDIATSLHIEVIDQICTNENSLKIQQLPLERVLSSSVCDKEEVVDEKEVEVVAMMEASPIFKSSRQKRWEDLRQPLDEGKKEEPKKGAELKQLPENLKYVFLDAENRCPAIINSHLERLQELKLVEV, from the coding sequence atgagtcagatagcacagCAGTTAGCAAACTCTCAACAGTCGGGCGTGTTACCAAGTGCCACAGTTACCAATCCTAAAGATCATAATAATGTGAGCGCTATTGTTACTAGGAGCGGAAAAGGGAAAGGTGTAGTTGAAAATAATGACGAGGAAGAGGAACCATTGTTGGAGGTAGACTTAGAGATAAGAGAAAATGAGGTAGAAGCTGAGGAAGTGGTGGTGATGGAACCAACACCAAAAGAGAAGGTGGTTGAACAAAAACAAAAGCCAGCAGTAAAACTTCCTTTTCCGATAAGGAACAAGAAAAAAGGGCAACatgagaagaattttgaaaagttcttggagatgttcaagaaGCTGGAGATTAATATTCCATTCTTGGAGGCATTAGAACAAATGCCTACTTATGCAAAATTTATGAAGGACATCATCGCCAAGAAAAGAACCATCGATCGTGACCCTATTATTCTAACCGAAacgtgtagtgctattttgcagggtatgaagattccggtGAAGAAGAAAGATCGAGGTTCTGTGACTATTCCTTGTACAATTGGGGATAGGTCATTCAAGAAAGCTCTAATTAatttgggagcaagtgtgagCCTTATGCCGTTGTCTATCTACAAGAGATTGGGGATAGGTAACGTacaagatacaagaatgacactccagTTTGCTGACCACTCTGTTAAAAGACCTTATGGGATAGTAGAAGACGTGCTTGTGAAAATTGACAAATTCGTGTTCCCAGTGGATTTTGTAATTCTAGAGATGCCGGAAGATGAGGAGATACCTATTATTTTAGGAAGGCCATTTCTAGAGACAGGGCGATGTTTGATAGACATTGAAGAAGGCACAATGACtctgaaagtttatgatgaagagctAAAGATTGATGTGCGCAACAccatgaagtacaaggatgataTAGCAACTAGTCTACATATTGAGGTGATTGATCAAATCTGTACTAATGAGAATTCTTTGAAAATACAACAATTACCTTTAGAAAGAGTGTTGAGCTCGTCTGTTTGCGATAAAGAGGAAGTTGTTGATGAAAAAGAAGTGGAAGTAGTGGCTATGATGGAGGCAAGTCCCATATTCAAAAGTTCTAGACAAAAACGGTGGGAGGATCTTAGACAACCTTTGGATGAAGGAAAGAAGGAGGAACCTAAGAAGGGGGCTGAATTGAAACAACTCCCGGagaatttaaaatatgttttccttgatgCTGAAAATAGGTGTCCGGCCATCATAAACTCGCACCTTGAACGGTTGCAGGAACTTAAGCTAGTAGAAGTgtaa